The following are from one region of the Chloracidobacterium sp. genome:
- the metG gene encoding methionine--tRNA ligase: MSTFYITTPIYYANSLPHLGHLYTTIVADAVHRYKQQRGFDVFFLTGTDEHGVNIQRAAEKAGKTPKEQVDLISNELKRMFSDFGLDPANGGYDIFMRTTEPFHYQGVQHLWREIARNKTPKGNETIYKGHYEGWFCAPCAAYKLEDEYFTPDGSDVPFCSIHERPLDRVSEESYFFRLSDYAEFLLETIESDLQILKPESRRNEVISFIKGGLQDLSISRERKSVSWGVPVPGDDDHVMYVWLDALSNYITAIGYGNDRDGSVGFEKYWQNAIHLVGKDILRFHTVYWFSFLKAAGLPLPRTVYAHGMWLDSDGRKMGKTLGNVIEVDVLHQHFQVDAVRYFCLREMVFGQDGKFGYENLIERANSDLASGLGNLLSRTVSMIQKYREGRIPSGKIAEANYLMARRAGIDPDGQEIVSVVQHARDEFIRRFDNYEFSLALETLWAVIARVDKMISDAKPWELAKDEKNAETLNAVLYRSAETIRWLATMVYPAMPRSAEDIYSQLGLQADVSSLDPASLVWGSLEPGTSIGEIVGIFPRIDRTKVMNEINETVSKKTELSAEVETLSEPAPAVTGPGAAEQPDDSFITIDDFLKVELRVGQITVAERVPKADKLLRFEVDLGEEQPRQILAGLAEYYEPEKLVGRKVVVVANLKPRMMRGLESQGMICAASLTEEDTPAIATFLEDVKIGARLK, translated from the coding sequence ATGTCAACGTTTTACATAACAACCCCGATCTATTACGCCAACAGCCTTCCGCATCTTGGCCATCTTTACACGACGATCGTGGCCGATGCGGTTCATCGATATAAACAACAGCGGGGTTTCGATGTTTTTTTTCTGACCGGTACGGACGAACACGGCGTCAATATCCAGCGGGCCGCCGAGAAAGCTGGCAAGACCCCAAAGGAGCAGGTCGATCTCATTTCAAACGAGCTAAAGCGGATGTTCTCCGATTTCGGCCTCGATCCGGCGAATGGCGGCTACGACATTTTCATGCGGACGACCGAACCCTTTCATTACCAGGGTGTCCAGCACCTATGGCGGGAAATTGCCCGGAACAAAACGCCAAAAGGGAACGAGACGATCTACAAAGGCCATTATGAAGGCTGGTTCTGCGCCCCGTGTGCGGCATACAAGCTTGAGGACGAGTATTTTACTCCCGATGGTTCGGACGTACCGTTTTGTTCGATCCACGAAAGGCCGCTTGATCGTGTGTCTGAGGAGAGTTACTTTTTCCGATTGTCGGATTACGCCGAGTTCTTGCTTGAAACGATAGAAAGCGATCTTCAAATACTTAAACCAGAGTCTCGCCGTAACGAGGTTATTTCGTTCATAAAAGGCGGTTTGCAGGATCTCTCGATCAGCCGGGAACGAAAGTCGGTTTCGTGGGGCGTGCCGGTCCCGGGTGATGACGATCATGTCATGTACGTTTGGCTCGACGCACTTTCAAATTATATAACTGCTATCGGATATGGTAATGACCGTGACGGCTCAGTCGGATTTGAAAAATACTGGCAGAATGCCATCCATCTGGTCGGCAAGGACATACTCAGGTTTCATACGGTCTATTGGTTTTCGTTTTTGAAAGCTGCCGGCCTGCCGCTGCCAAGAACCGTATATGCTCACGGAATGTGGCTCGATTCCGATGGCCGCAAGATGGGTAAAACACTCGGCAATGTGATCGAAGTTGATGTACTGCATCAACATTTTCAGGTCGATGCGGTGAGGTATTTCTGCCTTCGCGAAATGGTTTTCGGCCAGGACGGCAAGTTTGGCTATGAAAATCTGATCGAGCGTGCAAATTCCGATCTCGCTAGCGGTTTGGGAAATTTGCTTAGCCGGACGGTCTCGATGATCCAAAAATACCGCGAGGGCCGCATTCCGAGCGGGAAAATTGCGGAAGCGAACTATCTGATGGCTCGACGGGCGGGCATCGACCCCGACGGTCAGGAGATCGTTTCTGTCGTTCAGCACGCGCGTGACGAATTCATCCGCAGATTCGACAATTACGAATTCAGCCTTGCATTGGAGACACTTTGGGCGGTCATCGCCCGGGTCGACAAAATGATCTCGGACGCAAAGCCGTGGGAATTGGCCAAGGACGAGAAAAATGCCGAGACATTGAATGCCGTACTTTATCGGTCTGCCGAGACCATCAGGTGGCTCGCAACAATGGTCTATCCCGCAATGCCGCGTTCGGCCGAGGATATATACAGCCAGCTCGGGCTGCAGGCAGATGTCTCATCGCTCGATCCGGCATCGTTGGTTTGGGGCAGCCTTGAACCCGGAACTTCAATAGGTGAGATCGTCGGCATCTTTCCGCGAATCGATAGAACGAAAGTTATGAATGAGATAAACGAAACGGTATCGAAAAAAACAGAATTATCGGCCGAGGTAGAGACGCTTTCTGAACCGGCTCCGGCTGTAACTGGGCCGGGGGCAGCCGAGCAGCCTGATGACAGTTTCATTACGATCGATGATTTTCTGAAGGTCGAGCTTCGTGTCGGTCAAATAACCGTTGCCGAACGCGTTCCGAAAGCTGACAAACTTTTGCGTTTTGAGGTCGACCTCGGCGAAGAGCAGCCGCGGCAGATCCTCGCCGGGCTCGCCGAATACTATGAACCCGAAAAGCTGGTCGGCCGCAAAGTCGTCGTGGTCGCGAACCTCAAGCCCCGCATGATGCGAGGCCTCGAATCCCAGGGTATGATCTGTGCCGCATCGCTGACAGAAGAGGACACGCCGGCGATCGCGACATTTCTAGAGGACGTAAAGATTGGCGCGAGGTTGAAATAA
- a CDS encoding TatD family hydrolase has protein sequence MLVDSHCHIDGEAFDGDRDEVVQRAREAGVAAMLNVGTGDPHSDDFRRAVAVAERYENVFASVGVHPHDANLYDDKAEEHLIGLSKSEKVIAWGEIGLDFYYDHSPRDVQLEVFRRQIRTAKALDLPIIIHSRDANDETVEILTEECSWDGFRGIMHCFGGTPEMAETLMPIGFLISFAGNVTFKKAEDLRNAAMAVPLEKLLVETDCPFLTPVPFRGKRNEPSMVVQTARFLSDLYGVGFEELAEKTTRNFLDFFRLKLPAI, from the coding sequence ATGCTTGTTGATTCCCACTGCCATATTGACGGCGAGGCGTTTGATGGCGACCGCGACGAGGTCGTTCAGCGTGCTAGGGAAGCGGGCGTCGCCGCGATGCTGAACGTCGGTACGGGCGATCCGCATTCGGACGATTTTCGGCGTGCGGTCGCCGTTGCCGAGAGATATGAGAACGTCTTCGCGAGCGTCGGCGTTCACCCACACGACGCGAATCTCTACGACGACAAAGCCGAAGAGCACCTGATCGGACTTTCAAAGTCTGAAAAGGTCATCGCATGGGGCGAGATCGGCCTCGACTTCTATTACGATCACAGCCCTCGCGATGTGCAGCTTGAGGTATTTCGTCGTCAGATCCGCACCGCAAAAGCGCTAGATCTGCCGATAATTATCCATAGCCGCGATGCAAACGACGAGACCGTTGAAATACTGACCGAGGAATGCTCGTGGGATGGTTTTCGCGGGATAATGCATTGCTTTGGCGGGACGCCCGAGATGGCTGAAACGCTGATGCCGATCGGGTTCTTGATCTCTTTCGCCGGCAACGTCACGTTCAAGAAAGCCGAAGATCTACGCAATGCCGCAATGGCCGTTCCGCTTGAAAAGCTGTTGGTCGAAACAGATTGCCCATTCCTCACACCGGTCCCGTTTCGGGGTAAGCGAAATGAGCCTTCAATGGTCGTCCAGACGGCTCGTTTCCTGTCTGATCTCTACGGGGTCGGGTTCGAGGAACTGGCAGAAAAGACCACACGCAATTTTCTAGACTTCTTTCGACTAAAGTTGCCCGCAATTTAG
- a CDS encoding polyprenyl synthetase family protein produces the protein MNTFAVTKKELLPDNAARKIFGLIKNEMALVEAEFERQARSNIQVIDYLGDYLRSSGGKRVRPALLILSHSCIGGTPGSDSVIRLATVMEMLHTATLVHDDIIDNADLRRNRPSVNAKFGNQAAVLMGDWLYMSAFETSLRERSLEILDILTRLTRKMTEGELIQLTMIGNVDITREDYFDILRRKTAYLFSGCCEIGAIIGKAARDQQEALREYGMNLGIAFQLADDLLDLTSDDVTLGKKAGSDLIEGKITMPLILLAEIEPSIKHLLEEIMAAGFYPESSKDRLDALFASNGIQRQTREIAVEYAERARKNLEVLPKSEYRTALESIPNYVIDRNK, from the coding sequence ATGAACACCTTCGCGGTCACCAAAAAGGAGCTTCTTCCTGACAACGCGGCCCGTAAAATATTCGGCCTGATCAAGAACGAAATGGCTCTTGTCGAGGCTGAGTTTGAACGCCAGGCGAGATCGAATATTCAGGTGATCGACTATCTCGGCGACTATTTGCGATCTTCGGGCGGCAAACGTGTTCGTCCGGCATTGTTGATCTTGTCGCATTCCTGCATTGGCGGCACTCCGGGATCGGACAGCGTGATTCGTCTTGCGACCGTGATGGAGATGCTTCATACGGCGACCCTTGTACACGACGACATAATCGACAACGCAGACCTGCGTCGAAATCGTCCGTCGGTAAATGCAAAGTTCGGCAATCAGGCGGCCGTGCTGATGGGCGACTGGTTATATATGTCGGCGTTCGAGACGTCACTAAGAGAACGCTCGCTCGAGATCCTTGATATCCTGACACGACTGACGCGAAAAATGACCGAGGGTGAGTTGATCCAACTTACAATGATCGGCAATGTCGACATCACCCGCGAGGATTATTTCGACATTCTGCGACGCAAGACCGCGTATCTTTTTTCTGGCTGCTGCGAGATCGGAGCAATAATCGGGAAAGCAGCAAGAGATCAGCAAGAGGCGCTGCGTGAATATGGGATGAACCTTGGGATCGCTTTTCAGTTGGCTGACGATCTGCTCGATCTGACCTCGGATGACGTGACACTCGGGAAAAAGGCGGGGTCGGATCTGATCGAAGGCAAGATAACAATGCCTTTGATCCTTCTGGCTGAGATCGAGCCGAGCATCAAACACCTTTTGGAAGAGATCATGGCGGCCGGTTTTTATCCCGAAAGTTCAAAAGACCGGCTCGACGCATTATTTGCTTCTAACGGGATCCAACGTCAGACCCGCGAGATCGCAGTGGAATATGCTGAACGGGCTAGAAAAAACCTTGAAGTTTTGCCCAAATCAGAGTATCGTACTGCTTTGGAATCGATACCGAATTACGTGATCGATCGTAATAAGTAG
- a CDS encoding YajQ family cyclic di-GMP-binding protein yields MAKENSFDIVSKTDYAEVTNAINQTSKEISQRFDFKGSKAAVELQQKDLLLTAEDETKLRNMNDILQSKLVKRGISLKALDYQKIEPAAGGTVRQTVKIQQGIPTDKAKEVVKFIKDGKFKVQASIQGETVRVSGKDRDTLQEIIAALKANDFGIDMQFDNYRSN; encoded by the coding sequence ATGGCTAAAGAAAATTCCTTCGATATCGTATCGAAAACCGACTACGCCGAAGTCACCAATGCTATCAACCAAACTTCTAAAGAGATCTCCCAGAGGTTTGACTTCAAGGGAAGCAAGGCCGCAGTCGAATTGCAGCAAAAAGATCTATTGCTGACCGCCGAAGATGAAACGAAACTCCGGAACATGAACGACATTTTGCAGAGCAAGCTCGTAAAACGCGGCATCTCGCTCAAGGCCCTGGATTATCAGAAGATCGAGCCCGCAGCCGGCGGCACGGTCCGCCAGACCGTCAAGATCCAACAGGGAATCCCCACCGATAAAGCGAAAGAGGTGGTGAAGTTCATCAAAGACGGAAAATTCAAGGTCCAGGCGTCGATCCAGGGCGAGACCGTGCGTGTTTCGGGTAAGGATCGCGATACGCTGCAGGAGATCATCGCGGCTCTTAAGGCGAACGATTTTGGCATCGACATGCAGTTCGATAACTACCGCTCGAACTAA
- a CDS encoding PrsW family intramembrane metalloprotease, whose protein sequence is MKLLLTISSGVLSGRVYELESGFLTVGRGENCSIRFDPVGERIASKQHAFIEAKQDGFYITDNNSTNGTLVNGSRVQTAKINNGDTVQFGRNGVTASIRIEGVDPIGAAMPKDEFRELQIEQFQQIAQSQPDRFQNSMSNIGLGHIEAKPEPSKTGKYIGIGVTIFAIVFLSLIVIGLMFLSVGIVPAVIAAVVAFIPAMFYLLPLVWLDRYDPEPFWLLSLAFAWGALVAVIVSFIVNTGVGIGVAVGIGGQEGMILGNVIGAVISAPVVEEASKGVGLLILLIFFRRYFDDILDGIVFAGVIALGFATVENVLYYGRALGQSGLPGLVIIFFMRGILSPFAHVTFTALTGIGCGIARESHNTLVRIIMPILGYIGAVALHALWNGMAVFGGLETFLVGYLILEIPFFLIFIGFSFFVMWRQNKILKEMLAIDIARGLIPQEHATTATSAFKSTGWLLGGLFGGKFRARSRYLRAIGKLGLSYWHIQRATAAQGQTGSFQQNPILREEVLKWRDQV, encoded by the coding sequence ATGAAATTACTTCTGACGATCAGCAGCGGAGTGCTTTCCGGACGTGTATACGAACTCGAGAGCGGTTTCCTAACAGTGGGCAGAGGTGAAAATTGCAGTATCAGATTCGATCCGGTCGGTGAACGAATCGCTTCGAAGCAACATGCATTCATTGAGGCGAAGCAGGATGGCTTCTATATCACCGACAACAACAGCACCAATGGCACGCTGGTCAACGGAAGCAGGGTACAGACCGCCAAGATCAACAACGGCGACACCGTCCAGTTCGGGCGAAACGGCGTGACGGCCAGTATTCGCATCGAAGGCGTCGATCCGATCGGGGCCGCGATGCCGAAGGACGAGTTTCGGGAACTGCAGATCGAGCAGTTTCAACAGATCGCTCAGAGTCAGCCCGATAGATTTCAAAATTCGATGTCGAACATTGGGCTCGGCCACATCGAGGCTAAGCCCGAACCGAGTAAGACCGGCAAGTATATAGGCATCGGGGTTACAATTTTTGCGATCGTTTTTTTGTCTCTGATCGTCATTGGCCTGATGTTCTTGAGCGTGGGGATAGTGCCTGCGGTCATCGCCGCTGTCGTCGCGTTCATTCCGGCGATGTTCTATCTTCTGCCGCTGGTATGGCTTGACCGTTACGACCCCGAACCGTTCTGGCTGCTTTCTCTTGCATTTGCCTGGGGAGCGTTGGTCGCCGTTATAGTTTCGTTTATCGTTAATACAGGGGTCGGCATTGGCGTTGCGGTCGGCATCGGCGGTCAGGAGGGTATGATCTTAGGCAACGTCATCGGCGCGGTCATTTCGGCACCGGTGGTCGAGGAGGCTTCGAAAGGCGTTGGCCTATTGATACTCCTGATATTCTTTCGCCGATACTTTGACGACATTTTGGATGGGATAGTTTTCGCCGGCGTCATCGCCCTCGGATTTGCTACGGTTGAGAACGTACTTTATTATGGCCGCGCTCTTGGTCAAAGCGGTTTACCCGGACTCGTGATCATTTTCTTCATGCGAGGAATATTATCGCCGTTCGCTCATGTGACGTTCACCGCCCTTACCGGCATCGGCTGCGGCATTGCCAGAGAATCGCATAATACTCTGGTGCGGATCATCATGCCGATCCTCGGCTACATCGGCGCGGTCGCACTCCATGCGCTATGGAACGGGATGGCCGTCTTTGGCGGACTTGAAACTTTCCTGGTCGGCTATCTGATCCTCGAGATCCCTTTCTTCCTCATTTTCATCGGATTCTCTTTCTTCGTAATGTGGCGGCAGAACAAGATATTGAAGGAAATGCTGGCGATCGATATTGCTCGCGGTTTGATACCGCAAGAGCATGCGACCACCGCAACCTCGGCGTTCAAGAGCACAGGATGGCTTTTGGGTGGTTTGTTTGGCGGGAAGTTCAGGGCACGTTCGCGCTACCTCCGGGCGATAGGAAAACTCGGTTTGAGTTATTGGCACATCCAGCGTGCAACCGCCGCCCAAGGTCAGACCGGCAGTTTTCAACAGAACCCGATCCTTCGCGAAGAGGTTTTGAAATGGCGAGATCAGGTATAG